Proteins encoded by one window of Emticicia oligotrophica DSM 17448:
- a CDS encoding alpha/beta hydrolase, whose translation MKTKILFFVLNLSLVTWATAQTGKVVSFTLNSKALQNTGGEDPNRKVSVYLPPNYDASTQRYPVIYYLHGFMGKDNIFPQMQKILDEGIARQKIKPFIFVQADQYTIFEGSFYSNSSLTGNWDEFESKELVEYMDKNYRTLATRESRGIAGHSMGGYGAFKIGMLHPEVFSSIYALSPGLLAMVKEFGPNSNSFKEVQNIKTPEELKKTYYPKVLVAVARAWSPNPNKPPFFCDFPFSYEGDKMIVNQPILEKWEANMPVYMVDKYADNLRKMTAIKLDWGRNDSPRFPVQIGMLSQRLENLGINHFAEEYIGDHGNKIWTMDGRVLNDLLPFFNDYLKF comes from the coding sequence ATGAAAACAAAAATACTTTTTTTTGTTCTTAATTTATCACTCGTCACATGGGCAACTGCCCAAACTGGAAAAGTGGTAAGTTTTACGCTCAATTCAAAAGCTCTACAAAATACAGGTGGTGAAGACCCTAATCGTAAAGTTTCGGTGTACCTTCCACCAAATTATGATGCTTCAACTCAGCGTTATCCAGTTATTTATTATCTACACGGTTTCATGGGAAAAGATAATATTTTTCCGCAAATGCAGAAGATTTTAGATGAAGGCATTGCACGCCAAAAAATTAAGCCTTTCATTTTTGTTCAAGCCGACCAATACACAATTTTTGAAGGAAGTTTTTACTCAAACTCCTCATTAACAGGCAATTGGGATGAGTTCGAGAGTAAAGAATTGGTAGAATACATGGATAAAAACTACCGAACCCTCGCCACTCGTGAAAGTCGAGGCATTGCTGGGCATTCGATGGGAGGATATGGTGCTTTCAAAATCGGGATGCTTCACCCCGAGGTTTTCAGCAGCATTTATGCCTTGAGCCCAGGTTTATTAGCAATGGTAAAAGAATTTGGACCCAATAGCAATTCTTTCAAAGAAGTACAAAATATCAAAACTCCTGAAGAACTAAAGAAGACTTATTATCCAAAAGTATTGGTAGCAGTAGCTCGTGCATGGTCACCAAACCCAAACAAACCTCCTTTCTTCTGTGATTTTCCATTTAGTTATGAAGGGGATAAAATGATTGTAAATCAGCCTATTTTAGAAAAATGGGAGGCCAATATGCCTGTTTACATGGTCGATAAATATGCGGATAATTTACGTAAAATGACAGCCATAAAATTAGATTGGGGACGAAATGATTCACCACGCTTTCCAGTGCAAATCGGTATGTTGAGCCAGCGTTTAGAAAACCTAGGAATTAATCATTTTGCAGAGGAATACATCGGCGACCACGGCAACAAAATCTGGACAATGGATGGCCGTGTTTTGAATGATTTATTGCCATTTTTTAATGACTATTTGAAATTTTGA
- a CDS encoding outer membrane beta-barrel family protein — protein sequence MTKRKVLLSLSLFISISTLIFGQGNVTISGTIKDKKSKSVLPFVSVVLKTEKENAFVAGTVSNEEGRFSISGIKNGSYNLEYSSVGYTKNKKAVYVGSLTQFLDFNNLELEEDTQVLKEVSVTAKTEQISEVMDKKTFSLTDNISQSGGSVLQAMQNLPGITVQDGKIQLRGNDKIAVLIDGKQTALTGFGSQTGLDNIPASAIEKVEIINNPSSKYDANGNAGIINIIFKKNKKEGFNGKVGLAGGLGALWVRKENLPSIRPQYTHTPKINPSLALNYRKNKVNYFLQGDYLYTETLNKNEFVVRTYDNGDVINQQLKRNRNTHFITAKTGFDWNIDEQNSLTISGLYGGEKIIDRGDEPFFNKNLSERLRLWQFLEDELKTTAMATANYIHKFKDAGHTLNIGYNYTFHRENEKYFFDNYMPTFTGRDAFKLLSDEQVQDFTVDYQKPLKYGRFESGVKFRKRDIPTNMQFYPDSKNSIIDVKAGGWANYREIIPAVYGNYIYEDKNYEAEIGLRYEYINLKYEVNPDHPTYKSDGYKYSQPFPNVRLAYKINDNQKISAFFNRRVDRPNEVDIRIFPKYDDAEIIKVGNPALKPQFTNSIELGYKAKWAKNTFYTALYHKMADGTITRISSIVPNSTLIYAIFQNAGKSYNSGVEMVFSKEVSSKFSFNLNLNAYHNQINAFSVFNKYPVQNIFSAEKQEIFSGNVKLNSTLHLSKGIDGQISVAYLAPDIIPQGKINSRFSVDTGFKKSVQSGKGEVFINATDLFNTLVIKREIQGAGFKYTSHDYYETQVIRAGYNYKF from the coding sequence ATGACCAAAAGAAAAGTATTACTTAGTTTGAGTCTATTTATAAGCATTTCTACGCTTATATTCGGACAAGGAAATGTAACAATTTCAGGCACTATCAAAGACAAAAAAAGTAAAAGTGTGCTACCATTTGTCAGTGTTGTCCTGAAAACCGAAAAAGAAAACGCATTTGTTGCTGGCACGGTTAGCAATGAAGAAGGTCGTTTTTCGATTAGTGGAATAAAAAATGGCAGCTATAATTTAGAATATTCTTCAGTGGGATATACTAAAAACAAAAAAGCTGTCTATGTTGGAAGCTTAACTCAATTCTTAGATTTTAATAATCTGGAATTAGAGGAAGACACACAGGTATTAAAAGAAGTGAGTGTAACCGCCAAAACCGAACAGATTAGTGAAGTGATGGACAAAAAAACATTCTCTTTAACCGATAATATTAGTCAAAGTGGCGGTTCTGTCTTGCAAGCCATGCAAAATCTTCCAGGAATTACGGTACAAGATGGAAAAATACAATTACGTGGCAACGATAAAATTGCGGTTTTGATTGATGGTAAACAAACGGCCCTCACGGGTTTTGGCTCGCAAACAGGTTTAGATAATATTCCTGCTTCGGCAATCGAGAAAGTGGAAATTATCAATAATCCATCTTCAAAATACGATGCCAATGGTAATGCCGGAATCATTAACATTATTTTTAAGAAGAATAAAAAAGAAGGTTTCAACGGAAAAGTTGGATTGGCAGGAGGTTTAGGAGCTTTATGGGTAAGAAAAGAGAATCTCCCGAGTATTCGACCACAATACACACATACACCTAAAATTAATCCTTCTTTGGCACTTAATTACCGCAAAAATAAAGTAAACTATTTCTTGCAAGGCGATTATCTCTATACCGAAACACTCAATAAAAATGAGTTTGTGGTAAGAACCTACGACAATGGCGATGTGATAAACCAACAATTAAAGCGGAATAGAAATACTCATTTCATTACTGCCAAAACTGGTTTTGATTGGAATATTGATGAGCAAAATTCACTGACTATTTCAGGACTTTACGGGGGAGAAAAAATCATCGACCGTGGTGATGAGCCTTTTTTCAATAAAAACCTAAGCGAAAGATTACGACTATGGCAGTTTTTAGAAGACGAACTCAAAACTACCGCAATGGCCACCGCCAATTATATACATAAATTCAAAGATGCAGGACATACCCTGAATATTGGCTATAATTATACTTTTCACCGTGAAAACGAGAAATACTTTTTCGATAATTACATGCCAACTTTCACAGGAAGAGATGCCTTCAAGTTACTTTCTGATGAACAAGTACAAGATTTTACGGTCGATTACCAAAAGCCGCTTAAATATGGTCGATTTGAAAGTGGTGTGAAGTTTCGTAAGCGTGATATCCCAACCAATATGCAGTTTTACCCAGATTCAAAAAACTCCATCATTGATGTGAAAGCGGGGGGTTGGGCAAATTATCGAGAAATCATTCCTGCGGTTTATGGAAATTATATTTATGAAGATAAAAACTATGAAGCCGAAATTGGCTTACGCTACGAATACATCAATCTAAAATATGAAGTAAATCCCGACCATCCGACTTACAAAAGTGATGGCTATAAATATTCTCAACCATTCCCGAATGTTCGTTTGGCATATAAAATCAATGATAATCAGAAGATTTCGGCATTTTTTAATCGTAGAGTAGATAGACCCAATGAAGTGGACATCAGAATTTTTCCAAAATATGATGATGCCGAAATCATAAAAGTCGGAAACCCTGCTCTAAAACCTCAATTTACCAATTCTATTGAATTGGGTTACAAAGCAAAATGGGCAAAAAACACTTTCTATACCGCTCTATACCACAAAATGGCCGACGGAACAATCACCCGAATTTCGAGTATTGTGCCCAATAGTACTTTGATTTACGCCATTTTTCAGAATGCGGGCAAAAGCTATAATTCAGGCGTTGAAATGGTATTTTCAAAAGAAGTTTCGAGTAAGTTTTCATTTAACCTCAACTTAAATGCTTATCATAATCAGATAAATGCGTTCTCGGTCTTCAATAAATATCCCGTACAAAATATCTTTTCAGCAGAAAAGCAAGAGATTTTTTCGGGAAATGTTAAGTTAAATAGCACTTTACATTTATCAAAAGGAATTGATGGACAAATATCAGTGGCTTATCTCGCTCCTGACATTATTCCGCAGGGAAAAATCAATTCCAGATTTTCAGTCGATACAGGATTCAAGAAAAGCGTTCAATCGGGCAAAGGTGAAGTATTTATCAACGCCACTGATTTATTTAATACGCTGGTTATCAAGCGAGAAATTCAAGGTGCCGGCTTTAAATACACAAGTCATGATTACTACGAAACCCAAGTAATCAGAGCCGGATATAATTATAAGTTTTAG
- a CDS encoding carboxylesterase/lipase family protein has protein sequence MKKLLFLYLLSISTFAQTIIQTANGKIEGYAKENLKIFKGIPFAAPPVGDLRWKAPQPVQNWSGIKKCTDFSASPIQNNPAPFYCWTEEFIAKPEPLNEDCLYLNVWTTAKSAKEKQPVMVWIYGGGLSSGSANCDIYDGEEMAKKGVVFVSINYRVGVMGFMAHPELSKESGYNASGNYGFLDQIAALKWVQKNIAAFGGDPSNVTILGQSAGAFSVNAMIASPLAKGLFHKAIPQSGGLLSRMLSQDLANAEKQGTKFMELAKASSIADLRKLSAYEIQKLSNNQAAGRFGVTMDGYVLPKNITEHFQNGKHNQVPIITGWVTGDGGLMGTPKTNLEDYKKEAQTKYRSKADEFLSIFPASTDEEAKEAKLKQGLIGFAGMPSHLLAIYTNKPSYVYQFSHVPPDKPNFPNYGAFHTSEVPYALHTLHTWKRPWQQLDKDLENMMSSYWVNFAKTGDPNGAGLPQWKPYEKKVGNILEFSDKTATKAGLFKKEFDFLETNMEK, from the coding sequence ATGAAAAAACTACTCTTTCTCTATCTACTTTCAATTTCAACTTTTGCCCAAACTATCATTCAAACAGCAAATGGCAAAATTGAAGGGTATGCCAAAGAAAACTTAAAAATTTTTAAAGGAATTCCATTCGCAGCTCCACCAGTTGGTGATTTGCGTTGGAAAGCTCCACAACCTGTACAAAATTGGTCTGGAATAAAGAAATGTACTGACTTTTCTGCAAGTCCGATTCAAAACAATCCTGCTCCATTCTATTGTTGGACAGAGGAATTTATTGCCAAACCAGAGCCATTAAACGAAGATTGTTTATACTTAAATGTTTGGACAACCGCCAAATCAGCCAAAGAAAAACAACCAGTAATGGTTTGGATTTATGGTGGTGGATTAAGCAGCGGTTCGGCCAATTGCGATATTTATGACGGCGAAGAAATGGCCAAGAAAGGCGTCGTCTTTGTCAGTATCAATTATCGAGTAGGTGTGATGGGCTTTATGGCTCACCCCGAATTGAGCAAAGAATCTGGCTACAATGCTTCTGGTAACTATGGATTTCTTGATCAAATTGCTGCTTTAAAATGGGTACAAAAAAACATCGCTGCATTTGGTGGAGACCCTTCAAATGTGACCATCTTAGGGCAATCGGCAGGTGCATTTAGCGTAAATGCCATGATTGCATCACCTTTAGCAAAAGGGCTTTTTCACAAAGCGATTCCTCAAAGTGGTGGACTTTTATCAAGAATGTTGAGTCAAGACTTAGCTAATGCTGAGAAACAAGGCACAAAATTCATGGAATTAGCCAAAGCCTCCTCAATTGCAGATTTACGCAAACTTTCGGCTTATGAAATTCAAAAATTAAGTAATAATCAAGCCGCTGGGAGATTTGGAGTAACGATGGATGGCTATGTTTTACCGAAAAATATTACGGAGCATTTTCAAAATGGAAAACATAATCAAGTGCCTATTATTACAGGTTGGGTAACAGGTGATGGAGGATTAATGGGAACTCCAAAAACAAATTTAGAAGATTATAAAAAAGAAGCTCAAACCAAATATAGGTCTAAAGCAGATGAGTTCCTGAGCATCTTCCCTGCCAGCACAGATGAAGAGGCCAAAGAAGCAAAATTAAAACAAGGATTAATAGGTTTTGCAGGAATGCCTTCTCACCTATTGGCAATTTACACCAATAAACCAAGTTATGTTTATCAATTCAGTCACGTTCCACCTGATAAACCGAACTTCCCGAATTATGGAGCTTTTCACACATCAGAAGTGCCTTACGCTTTGCATACGCTACATACTTGGAAACGCCCTTGGCAACAATTAGATAAAGATTTAGAAAACATGATGTCTAGTTATTGGGTAAACTTTGCTAAAACGGGCGACCCAAACGGAGCTGGTCTACCTCAGTGGAAACCTTATGAAAAAAAAGTAGGAAATATTCTGGAATTTAGTGATAAAACTGCCACAAAAGCAGGATTATTCAAAAAAGAATTTGATTTCTTAGAGACCAATATGGAAAAATAA
- a CDS encoding alpha/beta hydrolase: MKKTFILLFFCIKIFAQPKPDFAKSAIEASKSWIDIDYVGDGIIGHKLDIFLPNEGKGPFPVVVTIYGSAWFSNTSKATCFNDGLGQTLLKNGFAVVSINHRSSRDAIWPAQIHDVKAAIRFVRANASVFSLDTSFLGITGFSSGGHLSTMAGVTSGIKSTTINHLPIDLEGNIGKSLGESSNVDAVVDWFGPTDFLLMDACGSSFSHNEAKSPESTLIGGAIQENKEKVALANPISYVSKATPPFLIFHGTKDPLVPHCESEKLYEKMQKEGVKSELIIIEGGGHGPGVMIDKYYVQMITFFKSKIKK, translated from the coding sequence ATGAAAAAGACCTTTATTTTACTCTTTTTTTGCATAAAAATATTCGCCCAACCCAAACCAGACTTCGCAAAATCTGCAATTGAAGCTTCAAAATCTTGGATTGATATTGATTATGTAGGCGATGGAATTATTGGGCATAAATTAGATATTTTCTTACCAAATGAAGGAAAAGGGCCTTTTCCAGTAGTGGTTACTATTTACGGAAGTGCGTGGTTTTCAAACACTTCAAAAGCTACTTGTTTTAATGATGGCTTGGGTCAAACGCTTTTAAAGAATGGTTTTGCGGTAGTTAGTATCAATCATCGTTCCAGCAGAGATGCCATATGGCCAGCACAAATCCATGATGTGAAGGCGGCTATCAGATTCGTCAGAGCCAATGCTTCGGTATTTTCGCTGGATACGTCTTTCTTGGGTATAACTGGTTTTTCTTCGGGTGGGCATCTTTCTACAATGGCGGGTGTAACTAGCGGTATAAAATCTACAACTATTAATCATTTACCAATTGATTTAGAAGGAAATATTGGAAAATCTCTCGGTGAAAGTAGTAATGTTGATGCCGTTGTTGATTGGTTTGGGCCAACAGATTTCCTTTTGATGGATGCTTGTGGAAGCTCATTTAGCCATAATGAAGCAAAATCGCCTGAATCTACCCTTATTGGCGGAGCTATTCAAGAGAACAAAGAAAAAGTGGCATTGGCCAATCCTATTAGTTACGTAAGTAAAGCTACTCCCCCATTCCTAATTTTTCATGGAACAAAAGACCCACTTGTACCGCATTGTGAGAGCGAGAAACTTTACGAAAAAATGCAAAAAGAAGGCGTAAAAAGTGAATTGATTATTATAGAAGGTGGTGGACATGGCCCTGGTGTAATGATTGATAAATATTATGTTCAGATGATAACTTTCTTTAAATCGAAAATAAAAAAGTAA
- a CDS encoding carboxylesterase/lipase family protein, with the protein MKKITLFAMMALGLLTTKVNAQLQTGENVAVTSTDLGKVRGYVHNGIYTYKGIPYAEAKRFEAPQKPKAWSNVRSSLSYGPVSPLMTPTTSVQDESEFVFHHDWGFTNENCLVLNVWTPGINDGKKRPVLFWIHGGGFAAGSSQELPSYEGENLAKKGDVVVVSINHRLNVLGFLDLSAYGDKYKNSANNSVLDMVAALEWVKANISNFGGDAGNVTIFGQSGGGGKVNTLMMTPAAKGLFHKAVNQSGAFMSKMLTKAETQRLGAEVLKNLNLSADKVDEIQSIPYATLVAASQKASKTIGDQLKAEGKQVGNFGLGFGPTLDGNVLPYQFDDAQAVELYKNIPLMIGTVKNEFMASLGAGLSNGSTEKVTEFIKNRYKDKADAYLAAVKKAYPNDTKPSDLMDIDLMFRRGAVNQAKAKASIAGGAPTYMYLFTWQSPVMDGKYKAIHCIEIPFVFNNIARCEEMTGGTKEAYALADKVSQAWINFAKTGNPNHAGLPKWEPYTVDKGATMMFDNKCSISNHHDAELLKVTEQ; encoded by the coding sequence ATGAAAAAAATTACGCTTTTTGCGATGATGGCTTTGGGATTACTGACAACCAAAGTTAATGCACAGCTTCAAACAGGCGAAAATGTAGCCGTTACAAGCACCGATTTAGGTAAGGTTCGTGGTTATGTACACAATGGTATCTACACATACAAAGGCATTCCGTATGCAGAAGCTAAACGCTTCGAAGCACCACAGAAACCAAAAGCATGGAGTAATGTTCGTAGTTCACTTTCTTATGGTCCAGTTTCGCCATTAATGACACCAACAACTTCTGTTCAAGACGAATCTGAGTTTGTGTTCCACCACGACTGGGGTTTTACTAACGAAAACTGCTTAGTGTTAAACGTTTGGACACCTGGAATTAACGACGGCAAAAAACGCCCTGTTTTATTCTGGATTCATGGTGGTGGTTTTGCGGCTGGTTCTTCTCAAGAATTACCATCTTATGAAGGCGAGAATTTAGCTAAAAAAGGCGATGTGGTTGTTGTTTCTATCAATCACCGATTAAATGTTTTGGGCTTTTTAGATTTATCGGCTTACGGCGACAAATACAAAAACTCAGCTAATAATAGCGTTTTAGACATGGTTGCAGCTTTAGAGTGGGTTAAAGCCAATATCTCAAATTTTGGTGGAGATGCTGGTAATGTTACAATCTTTGGTCAATCTGGCGGTGGCGGTAAAGTAAATACTTTAATGATGACACCTGCAGCCAAAGGTTTATTCCACAAAGCTGTTAATCAAAGTGGTGCTTTTATGAGCAAAATGCTTACCAAAGCAGAAACACAAAGATTAGGTGCTGAAGTTTTGAAAAACTTAAATCTTTCAGCCGATAAAGTAGATGAAATTCAGTCAATTCCTTATGCAACGTTGGTAGCGGCTTCTCAAAAAGCATCAAAAACCATTGGAGACCAATTAAAAGCTGAAGGAAAACAAGTAGGGAACTTTGGTCTAGGCTTCGGCCCAACACTTGATGGAAATGTATTGCCATATCAATTCGATGATGCACAAGCAGTTGAACTTTATAAAAATATTCCATTGATGATTGGAACTGTTAAAAACGAATTCATGGCTTCGTTAGGTGCAGGGTTAAGCAATGGTTCGACAGAAAAAGTGACAGAATTTATCAAAAATCGCTATAAAGATAAAGCGGATGCTTATTTAGCAGCAGTGAAAAAAGCTTATCCAAATGATACTAAACCTTCTGACTTGATGGATATAGACTTAATGTTCCGTCGTGGAGCGGTGAATCAAGCAAAAGCAAAAGCTTCAATTGCAGGCGGTGCTCCTACTTATATGTACTTATTTACTTGGCAATCACCAGTAATGGATGGAAAATACAAAGCCATTCACTGCATCGAAATTCCATTTGTATTCAACAACATCGCTCGTTGTGAAGAAATGACTGGTGGTACTAAAGAAGCTTATGCACTTGCCGATAAAGTAAGTCAAGCATGGATAAACTTTGCTAAAACTGGAAATCCTAATCATGCAGGTTTACCAAAATGGGAGCCTTACACAGTAGATAAAGGGGCAACGATGATGTTTGATAACAAATGCTCTATCAGCAATCATCACGATGCCGAATTATTGAAAGTTACAGAACAGTAA
- a CDS encoding alpha/beta hydrolase, which yields MKTLLTILSLMGVLLSANAQKQIFLYEGRPKGSENWNWDEAISDKNVFNTKVVYNVSRPSITAYIPENPNGTAIVIAPGGAFHTLSIDSEGIDVAKWLNARGITAFVLKYRVARSFTDDPVKELMGKMQNFKTLDEENAPVIPLATEDGMNAVKYVREHASEYKLDSKKIGFMGFSAGGTLTMSVVYSADDARRPNFVAPIYAYENAIIGTNMPKEKTPIFVAVAADDQLGFMPHSINIFKKWFDAKHPAELHIYEKGGHGFGMRKTNTSSEGWIENFGNWLKMQGYLK from the coding sequence ATGAAAACCCTACTAACTATTCTCTCTTTAATGGGTGTTTTGCTATCAGCAAATGCACAAAAACAAATTTTTCTCTACGAAGGTAGGCCCAAAGGCTCAGAAAATTGGAATTGGGATGAAGCCATTTCGGATAAAAATGTTTTCAATACAAAGGTAGTTTATAATGTTTCTCGACCTTCAATCACCGCTTATATTCCTGAAAATCCAAACGGAACAGCCATTGTAATTGCCCCCGGTGGGGCGTTTCATACACTTTCGATTGATAGCGAAGGAATTGACGTAGCCAAATGGTTAAATGCTAGAGGAATTACTGCTTTTGTTTTGAAATATCGTGTTGCTCGTAGCTTTACCGATGACCCAGTGAAGGAATTAATGGGCAAAATGCAGAATTTCAAAACATTAGATGAGGAAAATGCTCCTGTTATACCTTTAGCAACGGAAGATGGTATGAATGCCGTAAAATATGTTCGAGAGCACGCTTCTGAATATAAACTTGACTCAAAAAAGATTGGATTTATGGGGTTTTCGGCTGGAGGAACACTTACTATGTCGGTGGTTTATAGTGCTGATGATGCTCGCAGACCAAACTTTGTAGCACCAATCTACGCCTATGAAAATGCAATTATTGGTACAAATATGCCCAAAGAAAAAACACCAATTTTTGTGGCTGTGGCCGCCGATGACCAATTAGGTTTTATGCCTCATAGCATCAATATTTTCAAAAAATGGTTCGATGCGAAACATCCAGCAGAATTGCACATCTACGAAAAAGGTGGACACGGCTTTGGCATGAGAAAAACTAATACTTCAAGCGAGGGCTGGATTGAAAACTTTGGAAACTGGCTAAAAATGCAAGGATATTTAAAATAA
- a CDS encoding sugar phosphate isomerase/epimerase family protein yields MATRREFLKNTSLAAAAMAVSPMAEVMAALKKENKLGIQLFSIPKMLSEDYMAGMKMLQELGYKELELYGPYPFSVEKARKGWEAAGKMLGFSGSGYFGKSAQEVKKILADHGLSTPGTHTDLDTLEQNMGALGEASHTMGWKYVTLPAIPDDRRKTIDDYKRIADAFNKIGAEAKKQGIRFGYHNHGYGIKPVDGVRPLEIILKNTDPSLVFFEMDIFWTTCGGADPIELLTKYPNRYKMLHLKDMKEKKQFTGDGGGMGDWMPMFSLMASAGDGVLDLQGIVKKAKEVGVEHFFVEQDMVANPHVALKRSSDYLTSKI; encoded by the coding sequence ATGGCAACAAGACGAGAATTTCTAAAAAATACCTCATTAGCTGCAGCAGCAATGGCAGTTTCGCCAATGGCAGAAGTAATGGCAGCATTGAAAAAAGAGAATAAATTGGGTATCCAACTATTTTCAATTCCTAAAATGCTTTCGGAAGATTACATGGCTGGAATGAAAATGCTACAAGAATTGGGCTATAAAGAATTAGAGCTTTATGGGCCGTATCCATTTAGTGTAGAAAAAGCAAGAAAAGGTTGGGAAGCTGCTGGAAAAATGCTAGGTTTTTCGGGCAGTGGGTATTTCGGAAAATCTGCTCAAGAAGTGAAAAAGATTTTAGCTGACCACGGACTAAGCACCCCCGGTACTCATACCGACCTCGATACTCTAGAGCAAAATATGGGAGCTTTAGGTGAAGCCTCTCATACAATGGGCTGGAAATATGTAACGCTTCCTGCGATTCCTGACGACCGCCGCAAAACAATTGATGATTACAAACGTATTGCCGATGCGTTTAATAAAATTGGTGCTGAGGCCAAGAAGCAAGGCATTCGTTTCGGCTATCATAATCACGGCTACGGCATCAAACCTGTCGATGGTGTACGTCCACTTGAAATCATTCTGAAAAATACTGACCCTAGTTTAGTATTCTTCGAAATGGATATTTTCTGGACAACCTGCGGTGGTGCTGACCCAATTGAACTATTGACAAAATATCCAAATCGCTATAAAATGCTTCACTTGAAGGATATGAAAGAGAAAAAGCAATTTACTGGCGATGGTGGCGGTATGGGTGATTGGATGCCGATGTTTTCGTTAATGGCTTCGGCTGGTGATGGAGTGCTCGACTTACAAGGTATTGTGAAAAAAGCCAAAGAAGTTGGCGTTGAACATTTCTTTGTTGAGCAAGATATGGTAGCGAATCCTCATGTAGCCTTAAAACGTAGTTCGGATTATTTGACGAGCAAGATTTAA
- a CDS encoding carboxylesterase/lipase family protein: protein MKKIVYLFALIMFYNSEVSAQNTNSFSVQTKIENGIIEGNYNTHTGIQTYFGIPFAKPPIGELRWKAPQPVANWTGVKQTKEFGPRPMQTMVFGDMQSRSNGVSEDCLYLNVWTPAKRNSKDLPVLVYFYGGGNVAGDASEPRYDGEAMAKKGIVVVTCNYRLNIFGFLVHPELTAESPYKASGNYGMLDQNAALKWVQKNIASFGGDPKKVTIAGESAGSIGVSCQMASPLSKNLIAGAIGESGAGINPTMAPVPLAEGEKQGVEFLQKAGIKSIKELRAMSTREVYEIYNESKRFGFPIIIDNYFLPKTLPQIFAAKEQAQVPLLLGWNSAEIPGGAFMFGLPNTTENFITRVKKEYPNDAEEVLKLYPHSNPTEVELSATQLASDRFISYSTWKWFDLHRNNSSQPVYRYLYSKIRPELVDKTLASGLAGGTVRADGNTPRPKAIGAPHACEIEYAMGNLPLVKDYAWTADDFKVSNTMLNYFANFIKMGNPNGDKLPEWTVAKSGDTTPPVMIIDVESRTEKSMIDARYEFLDKAYKNK, encoded by the coding sequence GGCAATTACAATACTCATACGGGTATTCAGACCTACTTCGGAATTCCATTTGCCAAACCGCCTATTGGTGAGTTACGTTGGAAAGCTCCACAACCTGTTGCCAATTGGACGGGTGTCAAACAAACCAAGGAATTTGGCCCACGCCCAATGCAAACGATGGTATTTGGCGATATGCAATCCCGCTCAAACGGTGTGAGTGAAGATTGTTTATACTTAAATGTATGGACTCCAGCCAAGCGTAATTCAAAAGATTTACCAGTTTTAGTATATTTCTATGGTGGTGGAAATGTGGCAGGCGACGCTTCAGAACCTCGCTACGATGGCGAAGCAATGGCTAAAAAAGGTATTGTGGTAGTTACTTGTAATTATCGCTTAAATATCTTCGGTTTCTTGGTTCATCCAGAACTTACTGCTGAATCACCATACAAGGCATCAGGCAATTATGGCATGCTCGACCAAAATGCAGCCTTGAAATGGGTTCAGAAAAACATTGCATCATTCGGTGGCGACCCTAAAAAAGTAACAATCGCAGGTGAGTCAGCAGGTTCGATTGGTGTAAGCTGTCAGATGGCTTCTCCTCTTTCAAAAAACCTTATTGCAGGTGCAATCGGCGAAAGTGGTGCGGGTATCAACCCAACAATGGCTCCAGTACCTTTGGCAGAAGGTGAAAAACAAGGTGTTGAGTTTTTGCAAAAAGCTGGTATCAAGTCGATTAAAGAATTAAGAGCGATGTCTACTCGTGAGGTTTATGAAATTTATAATGAATCAAAACGTTTTGGTTTCCCTATCATTATTGATAATTATTTCTTACCAAAAACACTTCCTCAGATTTTTGCTGCCAAGGAACAAGCACAAGTGCCACTTCTTTTGGGTTGGAATTCGGCAGAAATTCCGGGAGGAGCTTTTATGTTTGGTTTGCCAAATACTACTGAAAACTTTATCACGAGAGTGAAAAAAGAATATCCAAATGATGCTGAAGAGGTTTTGAAATTATATCCTCATTCTAATCCAACAGAAGTTGAACTTTCGGCAACACAACTGGCTTCGGATAGATTTATCTCATATTCAACTTGGAAATGGTTTGATTTACACCGCAATAATTCTTCACAGCCAGTTTACCGCTACTTATACAGCAAAATTCGCCCAGAATTAGTTGATAAAACTTTAGCTTCTGGCTTGGCAGGTGGAACGGTAAGAGCTGATGGCAATACTCCTAGACCAAAAGCAATAGGAGCTCCACACGCTTGTGAGATTGAATATGCAATGGGCAACCTTCCTTTAGTGAAAGACTATGCTTGGACAGCTGATGATTTCAAAGTATCGAATACTATGCTTAATTACTTTGCAAATTTCATCAAGATGGGTAATCCAAACGGCGATAAGTTACCAGAATGGACAGTAGCAAAAAGTGGGGATACAACTCCACCTGTAATGATTATTGATGTGGAATCTCGCACCGAAAAATCAATGATTGATGCTCGCTACGAGTTTTTAGATAAGGCATATAAGAATAAATAA